Proteins encoded by one window of Rubinisphaera margarita:
- a CDS encoding efflux RND transporter permease subunit, protein MGLINFSLRNRFAVLAASIALCLLGAAVIPGITVDILPDFKKPVVVSFFSYPGLPTLDMEKSVTSRVERALTLAGKIEHQESRTVPGAAVIKVFFQPGADASSAMNDIVNLEASDMFHLPPGIEWPFTLRSEPSNLPVVLAAISGEGLSESELYSIGYYAVRNKMGGLKGVQIPHPFGGKFRQMMVYVDPAKLQAHHVSATDVVDALTRSNLVLAAGTARLGGTDYQIHPKNTLPTPAEIEAIPITVREGRPIFIRDVGQVLDDAALQYNIVRVNGKRSVYCPLLREPGENTIAVVDRIHEGIAAEIPKMKERGDIPEATEVTLVSDQSHYIRNAMSNLYSQVGLGALLVTVVVLVFLRRFLPTLIIVSIIVLAILIGGLGFAFTGQTINVMTLGGIALAIGTVVDAGIVVVENVIRHQRMGKSPFDAAREGTQEVSGAILAGTVTTLAVFLPAVFLTGMIKYLFEPLSLAATFTIGASYILALTVVPAFCATFVRERVQNSKVVDQNTLADEARPRGAYGHFLNVALRVPMLSTLVIVVVVGASFLLWPMIGTELFPTVDAGSFEIRIKTLPGTELNETENLVERIESTIKDVIPEEQIETLIANIGLPVGKGAGFSTVLSSNSGPDTAYLIVNLKQSNRTTSTKEYVEQLRERFADDFPMEEFLFVSGGIVNMALNEGIPTPISVQLSAGTLEQCRVAAEKVVEVVRQIPGTADVQIAQSLDYPQFDVQVDRTRAKYLGVDQEDVAQTVLTALGSSVGYSPTIWIDPKSGTDFFMGVQYADNEFQSLDEIHNIPLALDTPNGPITVPLSNIATVKRVTIPGEISHYNIARVNDVHVNVTGRDVGSVARDVERALSEIEFAPGVTTSIRGPVETMKSGMSLLGTGLVVAGILVYLVLMAQFKSFLDPLIIMLAVPLGLGGVLAVLYLTNTYLNIQSLMGTLMMIGVVVNNSILLVEFANRRREEGLSGRDAAMSAAQIRLRPILMTSLTLVASMLPLSFQLAPGNEAMIPLARALLGGMIVSTVLTLVLVPCVYSLIHRRTVATT, encoded by the coding sequence ATGGGCCTGATTAACTTCTCACTCCGAAACCGCTTTGCGGTTCTCGCCGCCTCGATCGCCCTCTGTCTGCTCGGTGCGGCGGTGATTCCCGGCATCACGGTCGATATTCTGCCGGACTTCAAAAAGCCAGTCGTTGTCAGCTTCTTTTCGTACCCGGGATTGCCGACCCTCGACATGGAGAAGTCTGTCACATCCCGTGTAGAACGAGCCCTGACGCTCGCCGGGAAGATTGAACATCAGGAATCGCGCACCGTTCCCGGAGCCGCGGTCATCAAGGTGTTCTTCCAGCCTGGAGCCGATGCGAGTTCGGCGATGAACGACATCGTGAACCTCGAAGCCAGCGACATGTTTCACCTGCCGCCAGGCATCGAGTGGCCGTTCACTCTCCGCAGTGAACCTTCAAACCTGCCGGTGGTGCTGGCTGCAATTTCCGGTGAAGGGCTGAGCGAATCGGAACTGTACAGCATTGGTTACTACGCCGTGCGAAACAAAATGGGGGGGCTCAAGGGCGTCCAGATTCCGCATCCCTTTGGCGGCAAATTCCGCCAGATGATGGTCTATGTCGATCCCGCAAAACTTCAGGCACATCACGTCAGTGCGACCGACGTGGTCGATGCCCTTACCAGGTCGAACCTCGTTCTTGCAGCCGGGACGGCTCGGCTCGGAGGGACCGATTACCAGATTCATCCCAAGAACACGCTGCCCACTCCAGCAGAGATTGAAGCGATCCCCATAACGGTTCGCGAAGGGCGGCCGATCTTCATCCGCGACGTCGGGCAGGTTCTGGACGACGCGGCTCTTCAGTACAACATTGTGCGAGTAAATGGAAAGCGAAGCGTCTACTGCCCGCTGCTGCGTGAACCAGGCGAGAATACGATCGCCGTCGTTGATCGGATCCACGAAGGAATCGCGGCTGAGATTCCTAAGATGAAAGAGCGGGGCGACATTCCGGAAGCGACCGAGGTCACACTCGTTTCCGATCAGTCCCATTACATTCGCAACGCCATGTCGAATCTCTACAGCCAGGTCGGGCTGGGAGCATTGCTCGTGACCGTTGTGGTCCTGGTCTTCCTGCGTCGATTCCTGCCAACATTGATCATCGTCTCGATCATCGTGCTTGCGATTCTAATCGGCGGCCTCGGCTTCGCGTTTACCGGCCAGACAATCAATGTGATGACTCTCGGCGGAATCGCCCTGGCAATCGGCACAGTGGTCGATGCCGGGATCGTCGTCGTGGAGAATGTGATCCGCCATCAACGGATGGGCAAGTCACCCTTCGACGCGGCTCGCGAGGGGACGCAGGAAGTTTCGGGAGCGATTCTCGCCGGAACCGTGACCACGCTCGCCGTGTTCCTTCCGGCCGTCTTCCTGACCGGCATGATCAAATATCTGTTCGAACCGCTTTCCCTCGCGGCAACGTTCACAATCGGTGCCTCCTACATCCTCGCTCTGACAGTCGTGCCGGCGTTCTGCGCCACATTCGTTCGGGAACGCGTGCAGAACTCTAAGGTAGTTGACCAGAACACTCTGGCTGACGAAGCGCGCCCGCGCGGAGCATACGGACACTTCCTCAATGTCGCCCTCAGGGTTCCGATGCTCAGCACACTGGTTATTGTGGTCGTCGTGGGAGCTTCATTTCTGCTCTGGCCGATGATCGGCACCGAGTTGTTTCCGACCGTCGATGCAGGTTCATTCGAGATCCGCATCAAGACTCTCCCCGGAACAGAACTGAATGAAACCGAGAATCTGGTTGAACGGATTGAATCGACGATCAAGGATGTCATTCCCGAAGAACAGATCGAGACGCTTATCGCCAATATTGGACTGCCAGTCGGCAAAGGCGCCGGATTCTCGACGGTACTCAGTTCGAACTCCGGCCCGGACACCGCCTATCTGATCGTCAATCTCAAGCAGTCCAACCGCACGACGAGCACCAAGGAATATGTGGAGCAACTTCGCGAACGCTTCGCGGACGACTTCCCGATGGAAGAGTTTCTCTTCGTCTCAGGAGGTATCGTGAACATGGCTCTCAACGAAGGAATCCCGACTCCCATCAGCGTGCAACTCTCGGCCGGGACGCTGGAACAGTGTCGTGTAGCCGCCGAGAAAGTGGTTGAGGTTGTCCGTCAGATTCCGGGCACGGCTGATGTGCAGATCGCTCAGTCACTCGATTACCCACAGTTCGACGTCCAGGTCGATCGCACCCGGGCCAAATATCTCGGCGTCGACCAGGAAGACGTAGCCCAGACGGTGCTTACCGCTCTCGGCTCCAGTGTCGGCTATTCCCCGACGATCTGGATCGATCCCAAGTCGGGAACTGACTTCTTCATGGGAGTGCAGTACGCCGACAACGAATTCCAGTCGCTCGACGAGATTCACAACATCCCACTGGCGCTCGATACCCCCAATGGGCCGATTACCGTTCCGCTGTCGAACATTGCGACCGTGAAGCGAGTGACCATCCCGGGGGAGATCTCGCACTACAACATCGCTCGCGTGAATGATGTCCATGTGAACGTTACCGGTCGCGATGTCGGATCGGTTGCCCGGGACGTCGAGCGGGCCCTCTCCGAAATCGAGTTCGCTCCCGGCGTCACGACTTCAATTCGTGGACCAGTGGAAACGATGAAGTCCGGAATGAGCCTGCTGGGAACCGGGCTTGTCGTGGCGGGAATCCTGGTGTACCTGGTGCTGATGGCCCAGTTCAAATCGTTCCTGGATCCCCTGATTATCATGCTCGCTGTTCCACTTGGACTCGGCGGAGTGCTTGCCGTGCTGTACCTGACGAACACATACCTCAACATCCAGTCGCTGATGGGTACGCTGATGATGATCGGCGTGGTGGTCAACAATTCGATCCTGCTGGTCGAGTTCGCCAACCGGCGGCGTGAGGAAGGGCTCTCTGGACGGGATGCCGCGATGTCGGCCGCTCAGATCCGCCTGCGGCCCATCCTGATGACCTCGCTGACCCTGGTCGCATCGATGCTTCCGTTGTCGTTCCAACTCGCCCCTGGCAATGAAGCGATGATTCCGCTGGCGCGGGCTCTCCTCGGCGGCATGATTGTGTCCACCGTGCTGACGCTGGTCCTCGTTCCCTGCGTCTACTCGCTGATCCATCGACGAACTGTCGCGACAACCTGA
- a CDS encoding efflux RND transporter periplasmic adaptor subunit, translated as MRPRIAQFLTLSLLCVPPVLLTSGCSQVQSQTTKKIEQKLIAVQPVTLVQEEIQRTSTQPATVHPFYEAEIRARTTGYVKEVTADIGDFVESGSTLIIIDVPELEKQREVLEAGIVRRRSEEKRAEAGIELARANIQAAEAGAQQARSEMSSVEASLAAAESEFSRTQDLVQRQSLESRVLDEVRQRRDAELARLDAVNSAIQSAQAEVTVANAKLASAQADLEAAKAETSVAERELEQLEVLVGYATIKAPFSGIVTRRSVDPGDLVREASEVGKGEPFFVISQIDKVRVQIPVPEIDAALVSRGDSVELSLPSFPAETPITAEVTRLTGSLDPSTRTMLVEAELDNSEGKLLPGMFGQATISLNKKVAANMLPARAVRFSDTGDAFVYAISADDTVSVVAVTTGLDNGSAIEVRSGLEPGQRVIDAHLKRFTDGQKVTVLSN; from the coding sequence ATGAGACCCAGAATTGCTCAATTCCTCACGCTCAGCCTGCTGTGCGTTCCTCCCGTCCTGCTGACCTCGGGCTGCTCGCAGGTTCAGTCGCAGACAACGAAGAAAATCGAACAGAAACTGATCGCAGTTCAACCGGTGACTCTCGTTCAGGAGGAGATTCAGCGGACGTCGACTCAACCGGCAACCGTCCATCCGTTTTACGAAGCGGAGATCCGCGCCCGGACGACTGGCTACGTCAAAGAAGTCACAGCCGACATCGGCGACTTCGTCGAATCCGGATCGACTCTGATAATCATTGACGTGCCGGAACTCGAGAAGCAGCGCGAAGTGCTCGAAGCCGGTATCGTCCGGCGGCGTTCTGAAGAGAAACGAGCCGAAGCCGGTATCGAACTGGCCCGAGCCAACATCCAGGCCGCCGAAGCCGGGGCGCAACAGGCTCGCTCGGAAATGAGCAGTGTCGAGGCTTCTCTGGCCGCAGCGGAGTCGGAGTTCAGCCGGACCCAGGATCTCGTTCAGCGTCAGTCGCTCGAAAGTCGCGTGCTCGATGAAGTTCGCCAGCGACGGGATGCTGAACTCGCCCGGCTCGACGCGGTCAACTCAGCCATTCAATCGGCTCAGGCGGAAGTCACTGTCGCAAATGCAAAACTCGCTTCGGCTCAGGCTGATCTGGAAGCCGCCAAAGCGGAAACCTCCGTAGCGGAACGGGAACTCGAACAACTCGAGGTCCTGGTTGGTTATGCCACCATCAAAGCACCGTTCTCCGGCATTGTGACCCGACGCTCGGTCGATCCGGGAGATCTCGTTCGTGAGGCCAGCGAAGTCGGAAAGGGTGAGCCGTTCTTCGTCATCAGCCAAATCGACAAAGTTCGCGTTCAGATTCCAGTTCCCGAGATCGATGCCGCTCTCGTCAGCCGGGGAGACTCAGTCGAATTGTCACTTCCTTCATTCCCCGCAGAAACACCAATCACGGCGGAAGTCACGCGGCTGACTGGAAGTCTTGATCCCAGTACCCGCACGATGCTCGTCGAAGCGGAACTCGATAACTCAGAGGGAAAGCTCCTCCCGGGCATGTTCGGACAGGCGACGATCTCGCTTAACAAGAAGGTGGCGGCGAATATGCTGCCCGCCCGGGCTGTTCGCTTCAGCGACACAGGCGACGCCTTTGTCTACGCTATCTCTGCCGACGACACCGTTTCCGTGGTGGCCGTAACAACCGGACTTGATAACGGCTCGGCGATCGAAGTTCGATCTGGCCTCGAACCGGGCCAGCGCGTTATCGACGCTCATCTGAAGCGATTCACCGACGGACAGAAAGTGACCGTCCTCTCGAACTGA
- a CDS encoding dihydrodipicolinate synthase family protein: MNNLAVERCEVSETTATSPSKHDSLLRGLVIPACPLALTAERQLNEQRQRALIRYYAEAGAGGLAICVHTTQFEVRDPAIGLYQPLLEVVADELNQLEATSGRSFYRVAGVCGLTSQALAEAQSAADLGYDAALLNLGGLKGQSVEELLNHCRTIASTIPIFGFYLQEACGGRPLPFEFWKGLCELPELVGIKIACFNRYQTLDVLRAVAASGRDDIALYTGNDDNIVADLLTPYRFEIDGRLVELQITGGLLGQWAVWTRRAVELLNRCRVIRESGMPIPRDLLRLGAELTDANQAIFDATHGFQGCVPGIHYVLVRQGLLEGNWLLDPDAGLSPGQAGEIERICHGYAHLSDDNFVRGRLDDWLV; the protein is encoded by the coding sequence ATGAACAACCTCGCCGTCGAACGATGTGAAGTTTCTGAGACCACAGCAACTTCTCCGTCGAAACATGATTCCCTGCTGCGTGGACTGGTGATTCCCGCGTGTCCACTTGCGTTGACAGCCGAGCGGCAACTCAACGAGCAGCGTCAACGGGCGCTCATTCGCTATTACGCGGAGGCGGGGGCAGGCGGGCTGGCGATCTGTGTTCATACCACCCAGTTCGAAGTGCGCGATCCTGCCATCGGACTGTATCAGCCGCTCCTTGAAGTCGTCGCCGATGAACTGAATCAACTCGAAGCGACTTCCGGACGCTCCTTTTACCGCGTCGCCGGGGTGTGCGGCCTCACTTCTCAGGCTCTGGCTGAGGCACAGTCCGCTGCGGACCTCGGTTACGATGCCGCCCTGCTCAACCTGGGTGGACTGAAGGGGCAGAGTGTCGAAGAACTGTTGAACCATTGTCGGACCATCGCCAGCACAATTCCGATCTTCGGGTTCTACCTGCAGGAAGCATGTGGCGGACGTCCCCTGCCCTTCGAATTCTGGAAAGGGCTCTGCGAACTTCCTGAACTCGTGGGGATCAAGATTGCCTGCTTCAATCGCTATCAGACACTCGATGTGCTTCGAGCGGTCGCAGCTTCGGGCCGGGACGATATCGCTCTCTATACCGGGAACGATGATAATATCGTCGCTGATCTGCTGACCCCTTATCGCTTCGAGATCGACGGGCGGCTGGTCGAACTGCAGATTACCGGAGGACTGCTCGGTCAATGGGCGGTCTGGACACGGCGGGCAGTCGAGTTGTTGAATCGCTGCCGAGTGATCCGGGAGTCGGGGATGCCGATACCTCGCGATTTGCTGCGCCTGGGCGCGGAACTCACCGATGCCAATCAGGCCATTTTCGACGCCACTCATGGCTTTCAGGGATGCGTACCCGGCATTCACTATGTACTCGTCCGGCAGGGATTGCTCGAAGGAAACTGGCTGCTTGACCCGGATGCCGGGTTGAGTCCGGGGCAGGCCGGAGAGATCGAACGGATCTGTCATGGGTATGCTCATCTGTCGGACGATAACTTCGTTCGCGGTCGACTCGACGACTGGCTCGTTTGA
- a CDS encoding hybrid sensor histidine kinase/response regulator: MTDPSVPPVHYLMVDDREENLIALEAVLRREELKLIRARSGAEALEAMLEYDFALALIDVQMPEMNGFELAELMRGTERTKRIPIIFLTAAGDDKQRRFQGYETGAVDFLHKPIEPDILKSKAEVFFELYRQREEVSRQRDELKTLLEENSRLLDQTRQYTDALKKADRRKDEFLATLAHELRNPLAPILNAVHLVRWGNLEPSEYVEVHEIVERQVQHMVRLIDDLLDLSRITRDKIELRREVVPLQDVARNAVETSSPLVESNKHQLTVDLPPQPLFVEGDAVRLAQVISNLLNNAAKYTPEGGQIDLLVSSTGHMATVSVRDNGVGIPAEMLVDVFGMFTQVSQHLPRSQGGLGIGLTLVKRLVEMHNGRIEARSEGEGEGTEFIVFLPLASSESADQEQISVGETRGQSSPMNSST, translated from the coding sequence ATGACTGACCCCTCTGTTCCACCCGTTCATTATCTGATGGTCGACGACCGGGAAGAGAACCTGATTGCTCTCGAAGCGGTGCTCCGTCGTGAAGAACTGAAGCTGATTCGCGCCCGATCGGGAGCCGAAGCACTGGAGGCGATGCTCGAATACGATTTCGCATTGGCGCTGATTGATGTTCAGATGCCTGAAATGAATGGTTTTGAGCTCGCCGAACTGATGCGCGGGACAGAGCGAACGAAGCGAATCCCGATTATCTTTCTGACTGCGGCTGGTGACGACAAACAGCGACGGTTTCAAGGCTACGAAACCGGAGCGGTCGACTTTCTGCACAAGCCAATTGAACCCGACATCCTCAAGAGCAAAGCCGAAGTGTTCTTCGAACTGTATCGGCAGCGGGAGGAAGTTTCCCGGCAACGCGATGAACTCAAGACGCTGCTCGAAGAGAACTCCCGGCTGCTCGATCAGACCCGACAATACACCGACGCCCTGAAAAAGGCCGACCGCAGGAAAGATGAGTTCCTGGCGACACTAGCTCATGAACTTCGCAATCCGCTGGCGCCCATTCTCAATGCGGTGCACCTCGTTCGATGGGGAAATCTGGAACCGTCCGAATACGTCGAGGTTCACGAGATCGTTGAGCGTCAGGTCCAGCATATGGTGCGGCTCATCGACGATCTCCTTGATCTCAGCCGGATTACGCGCGACAAGATCGAACTGCGTCGTGAAGTCGTCCCCCTTCAGGATGTCGCACGGAATGCTGTCGAGACCAGCTCGCCACTTGTGGAGTCCAACAAGCATCAACTCACAGTCGATCTGCCACCGCAGCCCCTGTTCGTGGAGGGTGACGCCGTGCGTCTTGCCCAGGTCATCTCCAATCTCTTGAACAACGCTGCGAAGTACACACCGGAAGGCGGACAAATCGATTTGCTCGTCAGTTCGACAGGGCACATGGCGACCGTATCCGTTCGCGACAACGGCGTGGGCATCCCCGCTGAAATGCTGGTCGATGTGTTCGGGATGTTCACCCAGGTCAGCCAGCATCTTCCTCGATCTCAAGGGGGCCTGGGAATCGGTCTGACGCTTGTTAAGCGACTGGTTGAGATGCACAACGGCCGAATCGAGGCCCGCAGCGAGGGAGAAGGTGAAGGGACGGAGTTCATCGTGTTCCTTCCGCTGGCTTCTTCGGAGTCGGCAGACCAGGAGCAGATCAGCGTCGGTGAGACACGCGGTCAGTCTTCGCCAATGAATAGCTCGACCTGA
- a CDS encoding chemotaxis protein CheB: MNRRSYEAVVIGASSGAIEAINTILPRLPEVFRLPVLIVVHLPPDHLSTLPELFQTRCVLPVKEAEDTESIQPGMIYIAPPDYHVLVEADGRISLSSEEPVQYSRPSIDVLFETAADAYQAALIGIVLTGANSDGASGLREIWKTGGTPIVQSPAEAQAPLMPESALAHCPAARVMTLNQIASFLIDEGGSND, from the coding sequence ATGAACAGACGGTCTTACGAGGCTGTAGTCATTGGCGCATCGAGTGGCGCGATCGAAGCGATCAATACGATCCTTCCCCGACTCCCGGAAGTTTTCCGGCTGCCCGTGTTGATTGTTGTTCATCTTCCCCCTGACCATCTCAGTACTTTGCCGGAGCTTTTTCAGACGCGTTGCGTCTTGCCGGTCAAAGAGGCCGAGGACACCGAATCCATCCAGCCGGGAATGATTTACATCGCACCGCCCGATTATCACGTGCTCGTGGAAGCGGATGGGAGAATCTCGCTTTCCAGCGAAGAGCCGGTACAGTATTCTCGCCCATCGATTGACGTATTATTTGAGACAGCCGCCGATGCATATCAAGCGGCATTGATTGGTATTGTATTGACAGGCGCGAATAGCGACGGCGCAAGTGGACTGCGCGAGATCTGGAAAACGGGAGGAACGCCCATCGTGCAGTCTCCTGCCGAGGCGCAGGCTCCGCTCATGCCCGAATCCGCCTTGGCACACTGCCCTGCAGCCCGAGTGATGACGTTGAACCAGATTGCCAGTTTCCTGATCGATGAAGGAGGGAGCAATGACTGA
- a CDS encoding TolC family protein: MRLKMYSLAVCCALGCAGNRGLVENAGPAPVGAPGRANLDVAIESPWKSNLALNQRSSMIASPKRNRTRLSVHAPQSVVEANSPETSPIQPVGHELETSAAALQEGQLTINGKTYRVQLIEEGTKNEGAVTLAGGADLRPIEELAPLPGPIAEGSRPLERTPQPCPLPHHRDDVITMNLPTALSMVGGQHPAVGFAQWRVQEAYARLEQANVLWLPSIQPGLSFHKHDGNYQASDGTIVDVNRNSFQYGLGAGATGAGTTPRPGIVAQFELADAIFQPDVARKTAWARGHAANGVMNEQLLIVSLAYLELLDAEQDLRIVEESLARTATLSKLTGDYAVTGQGLQADADRLQTEMRLVENRLASARERADVASARLAQALSIDGCQRIVPLDPTVIPIELVSCELDKGCLIGTGLSNRPELKEAQALVSAAWEEYRRQKYSPFIPSVLLGLSTGGFGGGLGNTLGNVDDRYDFDAMLTWEVRNLGFGEGAARRQSEAQIQQAKFEKVRVLDQIAREVSEAHSQVIHRSARIGITEQAVRSAEDSYRLNLSRIRDGQGLPLEVLQSVRALEDARRAYLVSIIEYNEAQFRLQWALGWPVDVAMASMPSCPPVLEPEFLNR; the protein is encoded by the coding sequence ATGCGTTTGAAAATGTATTCTCTTGCGGTCTGCTGCGCCCTCGGATGTGCCGGCAATCGCGGCCTGGTGGAAAATGCTGGTCCAGCTCCTGTGGGAGCTCCGGGACGGGCGAATCTGGACGTGGCGATCGAGTCCCCGTGGAAGTCGAACCTTGCACTGAATCAGCGGAGTTCGATGATCGCGTCTCCGAAACGGAATCGGACTCGCCTGTCGGTCCACGCTCCTCAAAGCGTCGTTGAAGCAAACTCGCCTGAGACTTCACCGATACAGCCCGTGGGGCATGAGTTGGAGACTTCCGCCGCAGCTCTGCAGGAAGGGCAGCTGACGATTAATGGGAAGACCTACCGCGTTCAGCTGATCGAAGAGGGAACGAAGAATGAGGGAGCCGTCACATTGGCTGGCGGAGCCGATCTGCGACCGATCGAGGAGCTCGCTCCCCTGCCCGGTCCGATTGCCGAGGGAAGCCGTCCACTTGAGAGGACGCCGCAGCCCTGCCCGCTGCCTCACCATCGAGACGATGTCATCACGATGAACCTGCCGACCGCCCTGTCGATGGTCGGCGGTCAGCACCCGGCCGTCGGATTCGCGCAGTGGCGAGTTCAGGAAGCCTATGCAAGACTCGAACAGGCCAATGTCCTCTGGCTGCCGTCGATTCAACCGGGGTTGAGTTTTCACAAGCACGATGGCAACTATCAAGCCAGCGACGGAACGATTGTTGACGTGAATCGCAATTCGTTTCAGTACGGTTTGGGAGCCGGAGCCACTGGTGCGGGAACGACGCCGCGACCCGGTATCGTGGCTCAGTTTGAACTCGCCGATGCGATCTTCCAGCCTGATGTCGCCCGGAAAACGGCCTGGGCTCGTGGTCATGCGGCCAATGGAGTGATGAACGAGCAGTTGTTGATCGTTTCGCTCGCTTACCTCGAACTGCTCGATGCCGAGCAGGATCTGCGGATTGTTGAAGAGTCGCTGGCAAGGACCGCGACGTTGTCCAAGCTGACTGGCGACTACGCCGTGACCGGTCAGGGATTGCAGGCGGACGCCGATCGCCTGCAGACAGAAATGCGACTGGTTGAGAACCGGCTGGCGTCCGCGCGTGAACGGGCCGATGTGGCGTCCGCACGACTCGCGCAGGCACTCAGCATCGATGGATGTCAGCGGATCGTCCCGCTCGATCCAACCGTAATTCCGATTGAGCTTGTCTCCTGCGAGCTCGACAAGGGATGCCTGATTGGAACCGGATTGTCGAATCGGCCCGAGTTGAAAGAGGCTCAGGCGCTGGTTTCAGCGGCTTGGGAAGAATACCGTCGGCAGAAGTATTCGCCATTCATTCCGAGCGTGCTGCTGGGACTCAGCACCGGCGGATTCGGCGGGGGACTCGGCAATACGCTGGGAAATGTCGACGACCGTTATGACTTCGATGCCATGCTGACCTGGGAAGTGCGAAACCTGGGATTTGGCGAAGGGGCGGCTCGTCGGCAGTCGGAAGCTCAGATTCAACAGGCAAAATTCGAGAAGGTTCGCGTGCTTGACCAGATCGCCCGGGAGGTCTCGGAAGCTCACTCTCAGGTCATTCATCGTTCGGCTCGGATTGGCATCACCGAGCAGGCCGTCCGAAGTGCCGAAGACTCTTATCGCCTGAACCTCAGCCGCATCCGCGATGGTCAGGGATTGCCGCTTGAGGTGCTCCAGTCGGTCCGGGCTCTCGAAGATGCCCGCCGGGCCTATCTGGTTTCGATCATTGAATACAACGAAGCTCAGTTCCGACTGCAATGGGCGCTCGGCTGGCCGGTCGATGTGGCCATGGCCTCGATGCCGAGTTGTCCGCCGGTCTTGGAACCTGAGTTTCTCAACCGATAG
- a CDS encoding NAD-dependent epimerase/dehydratase family protein, with protein sequence MVNPFHDAEELDEFITRPTPRVIDTLSTAPEHFAVLGAGGKMGYHVTRMLSRALQAAGRSDRIYAVSRFGDEAARQRFEESGVETISADLTERSEVDGLPDAGNVIFLAGIKFGTSNDPDLLQRFNILMPALVAERFRASRITALSTGNVYSYVHNESGGATEKDPAEPVGEYGKSCLGREQAFVNASQKFGTPCCILRLNYSVALRYGVPTDIGVKIRTGQPVDLEMGYVNLIWQGDAVDHILQSLSHATSPAQILNITGRETISVRWLAEQFARRFNVTPQFSGAEAENALLSNASRSHELFGSPRVRVNDIVDWTAAWIEADQELLNKPTHFETRSGAF encoded by the coding sequence ATGGTGAATCCTTTCCACGATGCTGAAGAACTGGACGAGTTCATCACTCGTCCCACGCCACGAGTGATCGACACACTCTCGACTGCTCCCGAACATTTCGCTGTTCTCGGGGCGGGTGGCAAGATGGGTTATCACGTGACTCGGATGTTGAGCCGAGCCTTACAGGCCGCCGGGCGTAGCGATCGAATCTATGCGGTCTCGCGATTCGGCGATGAAGCAGCTCGCCAGCGTTTCGAAGAATCTGGCGTTGAGACCATCAGTGCCGATCTCACCGAACGATCCGAAGTCGACGGTCTGCCCGACGCGGGAAATGTGATTTTTCTCGCCGGGATCAAGTTCGGGACCAGCAACGATCCTGATCTGCTTCAACGATTCAACATTCTGATGCCGGCGCTGGTCGCCGAACGCTTCCGCGCGTCACGGATCACGGCGCTCTCCACCGGGAATGTTTACTCCTACGTTCACAACGAATCCGGCGGCGCTACGGAGAAAGATCCAGCGGAACCGGTCGGCGAGTATGGCAAGTCCTGTCTCGGTCGCGAGCAGGCGTTCGTCAATGCTTCGCAGAAGTTTGGAACGCCCTGCTGTATTCTCAGGCTCAACTACTCGGTGGCGCTGCGATACGGTGTGCCAACTGATATCGGCGTAAAGATTCGAACAGGACAACCGGTGGACCTGGAGATGGGGTACGTCAACCTCATCTGGCAGGGAGACGCGGTCGATCACATCCTGCAGTCCCTGAGCCATGCGACTTCGCCGGCACAGATTCTGAATATCACCGGACGGGAGACGATCAGCGTGCGCTGGCTCGCCGAGCAGTTCGCCAGACGCTTCAACGTCACGCCACAATTTTCGGGAGCAGAAGCCGAGAACGCTCTATTGAGCAACGCCAGCCGGTCGCACGAGCTCTTCGGTTCACCGCGGGTGCGTGTCAATGACATCGTCGACTGGACGGCTGCGTGGATCGAAGCGGACCAGGAACTGCTCAACAAGCCGACGCACTTCGAAACCCGCTCGGGGGCCTTCTGA